From Luteolibacter arcticus, one genomic window encodes:
- the recJ gene encoding single-stranded-DNA-specific exonuclease RecJ — translation MRAPPADWILRGDPFHSNGKGRGHAFPAILEHLIRQRGLPAGDDLETFLRPKLRDLADPFEVTEMRPAVERIFRAIDRKEKVCIYGDYDVDGVTSIAVMRRVLHAYGLEPRHFIPRRSSEGYGLSCAALARCMVEGPKPDLLIAVDCGTVSLDEIAALRSDGVDVIVVDHHEPSPRGRPDVVALVNPKCGSGPTYLCAAGVCFKLAHAMIKERPVPNFDLKELLELVAVATIADIVPMIGENRLIVRHGLKRLPLTLNPGLQALQEVSGMNGKATSMDVGFRIGPRLNAAGRMDVPEDALATLLTDCKRLARTLAEKLDEYNKRRQTHENQIRREAMEMLMATFDPVRDPVIVLGSRSWHPGVVGIVASRLMRQFHKPTFVIAIDAEGVGKGSGRSIEGVSLVQAINACRGHLLAGGGHDMAAGLSIAEDCMDAFRVDFADFVLKNTAPEQRQPKLRVDAEITFDQLSLEFLADYELLQPFGNGNPQPIFMARAVHLSRPPVHMKNQHLRLNLRQGYHEQDAVFFGGGEVALPDPPWDIAFTIDRNCFRGRTTLQIIIQDVRAAR, via the coding sequence ATGCGCGCTCCTCCCGCCGACTGGATTCTCCGCGGCGACCCTTTCCACTCCAATGGCAAGGGTCGGGGCCACGCCTTTCCGGCCATTCTGGAACATTTGATCCGCCAGCGGGGACTTCCCGCAGGTGACGATCTCGAAACTTTCCTGCGTCCGAAACTGCGCGACCTCGCCGACCCGTTCGAGGTCACCGAAATGCGGCCGGCGGTGGAACGCATCTTTCGCGCGATCGACCGCAAGGAGAAGGTCTGCATCTACGGAGACTACGACGTGGACGGCGTGACCTCGATCGCCGTGATGCGCCGCGTGCTGCACGCCTACGGGCTGGAGCCGCGGCATTTCATCCCGCGTCGCAGCAGCGAGGGCTACGGCTTGAGCTGCGCCGCCTTGGCCCGCTGCATGGTGGAGGGGCCGAAGCCGGATCTCTTGATCGCCGTCGACTGCGGCACGGTTTCACTCGATGAAATCGCCGCCCTGCGCTCCGACGGCGTCGACGTCATCGTGGTCGACCACCACGAGCCGAGCCCGCGCGGCCGGCCGGACGTGGTCGCGCTGGTGAATCCGAAATGCGGCAGCGGCCCGACCTATCTCTGCGCTGCGGGTGTCTGCTTCAAGCTGGCCCACGCGATGATCAAGGAGCGGCCGGTGCCGAATTTCGACCTCAAGGAACTGCTTGAGCTGGTGGCCGTCGCGACCATCGCCGACATCGTGCCGATGATCGGGGAAAACCGCCTGATCGTCCGCCACGGGCTGAAGCGCCTGCCCCTGACGCTCAATCCCGGACTCCAGGCGCTCCAAGAGGTTTCCGGCATGAACGGCAAGGCGACCTCGATGGATGTCGGCTTCCGCATCGGCCCGCGCCTCAATGCGGCCGGGCGCATGGACGTGCCGGAGGACGCGCTCGCCACCCTCCTGACCGATTGCAAACGGCTGGCCCGGACACTGGCCGAGAAACTCGACGAGTACAACAAGCGCCGCCAGACCCACGAAAACCAGATCCGGCGCGAGGCGATGGAGATGCTGATGGCGACCTTCGATCCGGTGCGGGATCCGGTCATCGTGCTCGGATCGCGGAGCTGGCACCCCGGCGTCGTGGGCATTGTCGCGTCGCGATTGATGCGGCAGTTTCACAAGCCCACCTTCGTGATCGCCATCGATGCCGAAGGCGTCGGCAAAGGCAGCGGACGCAGCATCGAGGGCGTCTCCCTGGTCCAGGCGATCAATGCCTGCCGCGGCCACCTGCTTGCCGGCGGGGGTCACGATATGGCGGCCGGCCTTTCCATCGCCGAGGATTGCATGGATGCCTTCCGCGTGGATTTCGCCGACTTCGTGCTGAAAAACACCGCTCCAGAGCAGCGCCAGCCGAAGCTGCGTGTCGATGCCGAGATCACCTTTGACCAGCTCTCGCTCGAGTTCTTGGCGGACTACGAGCTGCTCCAGCCTTTCGGCAATGGCAACCCGCAGCCCATCTTCATGGCCCGCGCGGTGCATCTCAGCCGCCCGCCGGTGCACATGAAGAACCAGCACCTGCGGCTGAACCTGCGCCAAGGCTACCACGAGCAGGATGCCGTCTTCTTCGGCGGTGGCGAAGTCGCCCTGCCCGACCCGCCGTGGGACATCGCCTTCACCATCGACCGCAACTGCTTCCGCGGCCGGACGACCCTGCAGATCATCATCCAAGACGTGCGGGCGGCGCGGTGA
- a CDS encoding aminoacyl-tRNA deacylase: MLSKKLRDFLDARNVKYITISHSPAFTAAEIAQSAHIPGGILAKTVMVIIDGALAMAVVPSNRRLRLEDLRDLTATDDVKLAHEYDFKRRFPDCEAGAMPPFGNLYDMSTYVSPDLAAEGEIAFNAGSHTELIKMSWHDYERLVKPRVARFTT; the protein is encoded by the coding sequence ATGCTATCGAAAAAGCTTAGGGACTTCCTCGACGCGAGGAACGTCAAATACATCACCATCAGTCATTCGCCGGCCTTCACCGCCGCCGAGATTGCCCAGAGCGCCCACATCCCGGGCGGAATCTTGGCGAAAACGGTGATGGTCATCATCGACGGGGCCTTGGCCATGGCCGTGGTGCCGTCGAACCGCCGGCTGCGGCTCGAAGATCTGCGCGATCTGACCGCCACCGACGACGTGAAACTGGCGCATGAATACGACTTCAAGCGCCGATTCCCCGACTGCGAAGCCGGGGCCATGCCGCCCTTTGGCAATCTCTACGACATGTCCACCTACGTCTCCCCGGACTTGGCGGCGGAAGGAGAGATCGCCTTCAACGCCGGCTCGCACACCGAGCTGATCAAGATGTCGTGGCACGACTACGAACGGCTGGTGAAGCCGCGCGTGGCCAGGTTCACGACCTGA
- the lpxK gene encoding tetraacyldisaccharide 4'-kinase, protein MKETLAELERWGADVIFGRAKGFRASMMRLAMSALSGVYRGLVQTRLLVYRRRWRQQHHLGTLVVSIGNLTVGGTGKTPVVELLARTLRDEGRRVAILSRGYKSRRLKTPQNWKDKDGNKLPPDKMPKVVSTGRALLLDSKFAGDEPFMLARNLNGVAVVVDKDRVKGGRFAVGQLGADTLVLDDGLQYLHLAHGIDIVLVDRSAPFGTGAILPRGTLREPPRNLCRASYILITKCDGTPNDALIERLRRYNRVAPIIECTHGPRYLEEVFTGEHQPLDFLKDKWTAAISGIAVPEGFERSLEKLGARVEIRRRFSDHHRFSRKEIDKFMERCIERDMELVVTTEKDAVRFPRPKEVIVPVYFLRIEVEILKGHDDWSDLIARLCHPGAPGDPVLRHRDAYAM, encoded by the coding sequence ATGAAGGAAACGCTGGCCGAACTTGAGCGTTGGGGCGCCGACGTGATCTTCGGCCGCGCCAAGGGCTTTCGCGCCAGCATGATGCGGCTCGCGATGAGTGCGCTGTCCGGCGTCTATCGCGGCCTCGTCCAGACGCGGCTGCTCGTCTACCGGCGGCGCTGGCGACAGCAGCATCACCTCGGCACGCTGGTCGTCAGCATTGGCAATCTCACGGTCGGTGGCACCGGGAAGACTCCGGTGGTCGAATTGCTCGCCCGCACCTTGCGCGATGAAGGCCGCCGCGTCGCCATCCTCAGCCGCGGCTACAAGAGCCGCCGCCTGAAGACCCCGCAGAATTGGAAGGACAAGGACGGCAACAAGCTGCCCCCGGACAAGATGCCCAAGGTCGTCTCGACCGGCCGCGCGCTCTTGCTCGACTCGAAGTTCGCCGGCGACGAGCCCTTCATGCTCGCCCGCAATCTCAATGGCGTGGCCGTGGTCGTGGACAAGGACCGGGTGAAAGGCGGCCGCTTCGCCGTCGGCCAGCTCGGAGCCGACACGCTCGTGCTCGATGATGGCCTGCAGTACCTGCACCTCGCCCATGGCATCGATATCGTGCTGGTGGATCGCAGCGCGCCCTTCGGCACTGGCGCGATCTTGCCGCGCGGCACCCTGCGCGAGCCGCCGCGCAATCTCTGCCGCGCCAGCTACATCCTCATCACGAAGTGCGATGGCACGCCGAATGACGCGCTGATCGAACGCCTCCGCCGCTACAATCGCGTCGCGCCGATCATCGAGTGCACCCACGGCCCGCGCTATCTCGAAGAGGTCTTCACCGGCGAACACCAGCCGCTCGATTTCCTGAAGGACAAGTGGACCGCTGCCATCAGCGGGATCGCCGTTCCGGAGGGCTTCGAGCGCAGCCTGGAGAAGCTCGGCGCACGCGTGGAGATCCGCCGCCGCTTTTCCGATCACCATCGCTTTTCGCGCAAGGAGATCGACAAGTTCATGGAGCGCTGCATCGAGCGCGACATGGAGCTGGTGGTCACCACCGAAAAGGATGCAGTGCGTTTCCCGCGGCCCAAGGAAGTCATCGTGCCGGTCTATTTCCTCCGCATCGAGGTGGAGATCCTCAAGGGCCACGACGACTGGAGCGATCTCATCGCCCGGCTCTGCCATCCCGGCGCGCCGGGCGATCCGGTGCTGAGGCATCGCGATGCCTACGCGATGTGA
- a CDS encoding FdhF/YdeP family oxidoreductase, whose amino-acid sequence MSNEHFSSPKEQAGGLPAVASSLRHVFGKAGVVRGTKALLDLNQAGGFDCPSCAWPDPDRDRSHAEFCENGAKAIASEAMAKTIDREFFAAHSVAELMAQGDAWHDLQGRLAEPMLLREGATHYEPVSWEDAFSLIAGELRGLDSPDEAVFYTSGRASNEAAFLYQLFVRAYGTNNLPDCSNMCHESSGLAMRDAIGVGKGTVTTEDFLEAEVILCVGQNPGTNHPRMLSTLEDAVEKGARLVAVNPLKEAGLLGFAHPQHLRGMLGNASPLASSYLQVKVNGDMALFRGVAKALVAAGTIDHEFIRKHGSGYEAYRTLLVATAWDDIEDLSGISRDKIEELANLMGAGEKRLVTCWAMGLTQHRNAVATIREIANVHLLLGAIGRPGAGLCPVRGHSNVQGDRTVGIFEKMPEWFLAALEKQAGVPVPRKHGYDTVASILAMHEGSAKVFFALGGNFAQATPDSAFTAMALRKCRLTCHVSTKLNRSHLIHGRLALILPCLGRSDEDGGQFVSTENSMGIVQSSQGRLKPASEHLLSEPEIVARLAEATLGDIGNIRWRWLAADYDRLRTWIEAVVPGFDRYNERIREPGGFYLPNAAKERIWNTSNQRANFSLAPLDAFHAAPGRLLLQTLRSHDQFNTTVYGLNDRYRGISGMRDLVFLNPQDLTDLGVKPGQRIDVTSHWSDGERHLNGFRAIPYEMPRGSAAAYFPEANVLVPVGHVAEGSGTPASKSIEVSITPSQG is encoded by the coding sequence GTGAGCAACGAGCACTTCTCCAGCCCGAAAGAGCAGGCCGGCGGCCTTCCTGCCGTGGCGTCATCGCTGCGGCACGTCTTCGGCAAGGCCGGCGTGGTGCGAGGGACCAAGGCGTTGCTCGACCTGAACCAGGCCGGCGGCTTCGACTGCCCGAGCTGTGCGTGGCCCGATCCGGACCGGGATCGCTCGCATGCCGAGTTCTGCGAGAACGGGGCGAAGGCGATCGCATCGGAGGCGATGGCCAAAACGATAGACCGCGAGTTCTTTGCGGCCCATTCGGTCGCGGAGCTGATGGCACAGGGCGATGCGTGGCATGACCTGCAAGGCCGGCTCGCCGAGCCGATGCTCTTGCGGGAAGGTGCCACGCACTATGAGCCGGTCTCGTGGGAGGATGCCTTCTCGCTGATCGCGGGGGAATTGCGCGGACTCGATTCGCCGGATGAAGCCGTCTTCTACACCTCCGGCCGCGCCAGCAATGAGGCGGCCTTTCTCTATCAGCTCTTCGTCCGCGCCTACGGCACCAACAACCTGCCCGACTGCTCGAACATGTGCCACGAGTCGAGCGGGCTTGCCATGCGGGATGCCATCGGCGTGGGCAAGGGCACGGTGACGACGGAGGATTTCCTGGAGGCGGAGGTGATCCTTTGCGTCGGTCAGAATCCGGGAACCAATCATCCGCGGATGCTTTCTACTCTTGAAGACGCGGTGGAAAAGGGTGCCCGCCTGGTCGCGGTCAACCCGCTGAAGGAGGCGGGCCTGCTCGGCTTCGCCCACCCGCAGCATTTGCGCGGGATGCTGGGAAACGCCTCTCCGCTCGCATCGAGCTACCTTCAGGTGAAGGTGAATGGCGACATGGCCCTGTTCCGCGGCGTGGCGAAGGCGCTGGTGGCCGCCGGAACCATCGATCACGAGTTCATCCGCAAGCATGGATCCGGCTACGAGGCTTATCGTACTTTGCTGGTAGCCACGGCATGGGACGACATTGAGGACTTGTCCGGCATCTCGCGCGACAAGATCGAAGAGCTGGCGAACTTGATGGGTGCGGGCGAGAAGCGACTGGTCACCTGCTGGGCGATGGGCCTCACGCAGCATCGCAATGCCGTGGCCACCATCCGTGAGATCGCCAACGTGCACCTTCTGTTAGGAGCGATCGGCCGCCCCGGTGCTGGCCTGTGTCCGGTCCGCGGCCATAGCAATGTGCAAGGAGACCGGACCGTCGGGATCTTCGAGAAGATGCCGGAGTGGTTCCTCGCTGCCTTGGAGAAGCAGGCCGGCGTGCCCGTGCCGCGCAAGCATGGCTACGACACCGTCGCCTCTATCCTGGCGATGCATGAAGGCTCCGCGAAGGTCTTCTTCGCCCTCGGCGGGAACTTCGCCCAGGCCACGCCGGATAGCGCATTCACCGCGATGGCGCTTAGAAAGTGCCGGCTGACCTGCCATGTCTCGACCAAGCTCAACCGCAGCCATCTCATTCACGGCCGACTCGCGCTGATCCTGCCCTGCCTCGGTCGCAGCGATGAGGATGGCGGGCAGTTCGTCTCCACGGAGAATTCCATGGGCATCGTACAGTCATCGCAGGGACGACTGAAGCCTGCGTCGGAGCATCTGTTGAGCGAGCCGGAAATCGTCGCGCGGCTGGCGGAGGCGACGCTCGGCGACATCGGGAACATTCGCTGGCGCTGGCTAGCAGCGGACTACGATAGACTTCGTACTTGGATCGAAGCGGTGGTTCCCGGCTTCGACCGCTACAACGAGCGCATTCGCGAACCCGGCGGCTTTTACCTGCCGAATGCGGCAAAGGAACGCATCTGGAACACGTCGAACCAGAGGGCGAACTTCAGCCTAGCGCCACTCGATGCCTTCCATGCCGCGCCCGGCCGCTTGCTGCTCCAGACCTTGCGCAGCCACGACCAATTCAATACCACCGTCTATGGCCTGAACGATCGCTACCGTGGCATCTCCGGCATGCGCGACCTGGTTTTCCTCAATCCGCAGGATCTAACAGACCTTGGCGTGAAGCCCGGCCAGCGCATTGACGTGACCAGCCACTGGAGCGATGGCGAGCGCCACCTGAATGGCTTCCGCGCCATCCCCTACGAGATGCCGCGCGGTTCGGCGGCGGCTTACTTCCCCGAAGCGAACGTGCTGGTGCCAGTCGGTCACGTGGCGGAAGGCAGCGGGACGCCGGCGAGCAAAAGCATCGAGGTGAGCATCACGCCGTCGCAAGGATGA